A DNA window from Ornithobacterium rhinotracheale DSM 15997 contains the following coding sequences:
- the eno gene encoding phosphopyruvate hydratase — MSFIANIQARQILDSRGNPTVEVDVITENGIIGRAAVPSGASTGEYEAVELRDGGDLYGGKGVLKAVENVNDIIAPELIGESVFEQNLIDKIMIDLDGTKNKSKLGANAILGVSLAVAKAAAEELGLPLFRYVGGVNANTLPVPMMNIINGGSHSDAPIAFQEFMIMPVKADSFSDALRKGVEVFHSLKKVLHDRGLSTAVGDEGGFAPTFEGTEDALDTIKKAVENAGYNFGEEIKIALDCASSEFYNDGVYDYTKFEGDKGVKRTREEQVNYLAELVEKYPIISIEDGMDENDWEGWKMLTERIGDKVQLVGDDLFVTNTEILERGIEQGIANSILIKVNQIGSLTETINAVNMAKDAGYTAVMSHRSGETEDATIADLAVALNTGQIKTGSASRSDRMAKYNQLLRIEEMLGETAKFLQDKAFKVGRK; from the coding sequence ATGAGTTTTATTGCTAACATTCAAGCAAGACAAATCTTAGATTCAAGAGGTAACCCTACTGTAGAGGTAGATGTGATTACCGAAAATGGTATAATTGGTAGAGCTGCTGTTCCTTCAGGAGCTTCTACTGGAGAATACGAAGCCGTAGAATTAAGAGACGGTGGCGACCTTTATGGTGGGAAAGGAGTTTTAAAAGCCGTAGAAAATGTAAACGATATTATCGCTCCTGAGTTAATCGGTGAATCTGTATTTGAGCAGAATTTAATCGATAAAATCATGATCGATTTAGATGGTACTAAAAATAAAAGTAAATTAGGTGCAAATGCTATTTTAGGTGTTTCATTAGCTGTAGCTAAAGCTGCTGCTGAGGAATTAGGATTGCCTTTATTTAGATATGTAGGAGGTGTGAATGCTAATACACTTCCTGTTCCTATGATGAACATCATCAACGGAGGTTCTCACTCAGATGCTCCTATCGCTTTCCAAGAGTTTATGATTATGCCAGTGAAAGCTGATAGCTTCTCTGATGCTTTAAGAAAAGGTGTAGAAGTATTCCACAGCCTTAAAAAAGTATTGCATGATAGAGGTCTTTCTACAGCAGTAGGTGACGAAGGTGGATTTGCTCCAACTTTTGAAGGAACAGAAGATGCCCTAGATACTATCAAAAAAGCAGTTGAAAACGCAGGTTATAACTTCGGAGAAGAAATCAAAATTGCACTAGACTGTGCTTCATCTGAATTCTACAACGATGGTGTTTATGATTATACTAAATTCGAAGGAGACAAAGGTGTTAAGAGAACTAGAGAAGAGCAAGTTAATTACTTGGCTGAACTAGTTGAAAAATACCCAATCATTTCAATCGAAGATGGTATGGATGAAAACGACTGGGAAGGTTGGAAAATGCTTACTGAAAGAATCGGAGATAAAGTTCAATTAGTAGGTGATGATTTATTTGTAACCAACACTGAAATCCTTGAAAGAGGTATTGAGCAAGGAATTGCAAATTCAATCCTTATTAAAGTTAACCAAATCGGTAGCTTAACTGAAACTATCAACGCTGTAAACATGGCAAAAGATGCTGGTTACACAGCTGTAATGTCTCACAGATCTGGTGAAACAGAAGATGCTACTATCGCTGATTTAGCAGTAGCTTTGAATACAGGACAAATTAAAACTGGTTCAGCTTCTCGTTCAGATCGTATGGCTAAATACAACCAATTATTGAGAATTGAGGAAATGCTTGGCGAAACTGCTAAATTTCTTCAAGATAAAGCTTTCAAAGTTGGTAGAAAATAA
- a CDS encoding citrate synthase, with translation MSETVKIIYQGKEYEYPIIEGTMGDKGIDISSLRNDSGLITLDPGYKNTGATISKITYLDGEEGKLLYRGYPIEQLAEKSTFVEVMYLLLYGELPNREELTRFKTSLNQYNFVNDRVRKILEGFPSTAHPMGVLSSLTGSLTAFNPRVVDVTHSADMFHAATRLLAKMPILASWTYRLTKGLELNEPDLDLGYVANFYKMMFKKKGEAFELNDVIIDALDKLLIIHADHEQNCSTSTVRLVGSSHAGLFSSVSAGISALWGPRHGGANQAVIEMLETIKADGGGLHKWVDKAKDKDDEFRLMGFGHRVYKNMDPRAKIIKKAADDVLEQLGIHDEILNIAKGLEEVALNDEYFIERKLYPNVDFYSGIIYQALGIPKEMFTAMFAVGRLPGWISQWKEMRETHQPIGRPRQVYTGATTRDYVSLDER, from the coding sequence ATGTCAGAAACAGTAAAAATTATTTATCAAGGGAAGGAATATGAATACCCTATTATAGAGGGCACTATGGGAGATAAAGGCATAGATATTTCTTCTTTAAGAAACGACTCGGGTTTAATTACACTAGACCCAGGATATAAAAATACCGGAGCTACCATTAGCAAAATTACTTATCTAGATGGTGAAGAAGGTAAACTATTGTACAGAGGATATCCTATCGAGCAATTAGCCGAAAAATCTACTTTTGTAGAGGTGATGTATTTGTTACTTTACGGAGAGTTGCCAAATAGAGAAGAGCTTACTCGTTTTAAAACTTCATTAAATCAATACAACTTTGTAAACGATCGTGTAAGAAAAATTCTTGAAGGTTTCCCAAGTACAGCACACCCAATGGGAGTTTTGTCATCTCTAACGGGCTCGCTTACGGCGTTCAATCCGAGAGTTGTAGATGTTACTCACTCTGCAGATATGTTCCACGCAGCAACAAGATTGTTGGCAAAAATGCCGATTTTGGCTTCTTGGACTTATCGTTTAACTAAAGGTCTAGAGCTTAACGAACCAGATTTAGACCTAGGTTATGTGGCAAACTTCTATAAGATGATGTTTAAGAAAAAAGGAGAAGCCTTTGAATTAAACGATGTCATCATCGATGCATTAGATAAGTTATTAATTATCCATGCAGATCATGAGCAGAACTGTTCTACTTCAACCGTAAGATTGGTAGGTTCTTCTCACGCAGGATTATTCTCATCGGTTTCAGCGGGAATTAGTGCACTTTGGGGGCCTCGCCATGGTGGTGCAAACCAAGCAGTAATCGAAATGCTTGAAACCATTAAAGCCGATGGAGGTGGATTGCACAAATGGGTAGACAAAGCTAAAGATAAAGATGATGAGTTTAGATTAATGGGATTCGGACATAGAGTGTACAAAAACATGGATCCGCGTGCCAAAATCATCAAAAAAGCAGCAGATGATGTATTGGAGCAATTAGGAATTCACGATGAAATTTTGAATATTGCTAAAGGTTTGGAGGAAGTTGCGTTAAACGACGAATACTTTATCGAAAGAAAATTATATCCAAATGTGGATTTCTATTCAGGAATTATTTACCAAGCACTTGGAATTCCAAAAGAAATGTTCACTGCAATGTTTGCGGTAGGTCGTTTGCCAGGTTGGATTTCTCAATGGAAAGAAATGAGAGAAACGCACCAACCAATTGGTAGACCAAGACAAGTTTACACAGGAGCTACTACAAGAGATTATGTTAGTTTAGACGAAAGATAA
- the rplO gene encoding 50S ribosomal protein L15: MKLNNLRPAAGSTKNKYRKGRGEGSGNGLTAGRGHKGAKSRSGYSRKIGFEGGQMPLQRRVPKFGFTNINRVSYRGINLDSIQLLIDENNLSDTINKDTFVAFGLASKRDLIKILGRGELRSAVKIEANKFTASAKEAIEKAGGSAVEVK, from the coding sequence ATGAAATTAAATAACTTAAGACCAGCTGCAGGTTCTACTAAAAATAAATATAGAAAAGGTAGAGGTGAAGGATCTGGAAACGGATTGACTGCAGGTAGAGGACATAAAGGAGCTAAGTCTCGTTCAGGATATTCAAGAAAAATTGGATTTGAAGGAGGACAAATGCCTTTACAAAGACGAGTACCTAAATTTGGATTCACCAATATCAATAGAGTATCTTACCGTGGAATCAATTTAGACAGCATTCAGTTGTTAATTGATGAAAATAATTTGTCAGATACAATAAATAAAGATACCTTTGTAGCCTTTGGGTTGGCTTCTAAAAGAGATTTGATTAAAATCTTAGGTAGAGGTGAGCTTAGATCTGCTGTGAAAATAGAAGCAAATAAATTCACAGCTTCAGCAAAAGAAGCTATTGAGAAAGCTGGAGGATCAGCGGTAGAAGTTAAATAA
- the rpsM gene encoding 30S ribosomal protein S13 → MARIAGIDLPKNKRGVIGLTYIYGIGKSSSQKILAIAGVDENKKVNDWNDDEINAIRKALSENFKVEGELRSETQMNIKRLMDIGSQRGIRHRLGLPLRGQRTKNNSRTRKGKRKTVANKKKATK, encoded by the coding sequence ATGGCACGTATAGCAGGAATTGATTTACCAAAGAACAAAAGAGGTGTAATAGGTTTAACTTACATCTATGGTATAGGAAAAAGTTCATCTCAAAAAATCCTAGCAATTGCAGGTGTAGATGAAAACAAAAAAGTAAACGATTGGAATGATGATGAAATCAACGCCATTCGTAAAGCACTTTCTGAAAACTTCAAAGTAGAAGGTGAATTGAGATCAGAAACTCAAATGAACATCAAGCGTTTGATGGACATAGGTAGCCAAAGAGGTATTAGACACAGACTTGGATTGCCTTTGAGAGGACAAAGAACTAAAAATAACTCACGTACACGTAAAGGTAAGAGAAAAACTGTTGCTAACAAGAAAAAAGCGACTAAATAA
- a CDS encoding IS30 family transposase — protein MARRFKHLDLCERAKIEAYLTAGWSISKIARELKRDKSTISREVRRNRTKKGKYKAKTAQTLYSEKKERFLRYRRFTKDIEKRVRQFLYKRYSPLQIVGYCKKMGFAMVSVERIYQYIRADKLKGGKLYKYCRHALKKRKAQVSKIVGKIKNRTSIEERPQVVNERKEFGHWEGDLVEGKNHKGYLLTLTERVSRFLFVKYIPNKTADVVARAIIDVLLPYKKVVKSITVDNGLEFSNHDIVSNKLQAQIYFTNPYSSWQKGQIEHMNKLIRQYVKKGSAITKSTANKLKAVQKEINDRPFKVLKFCKPRDVFYTFVENVAFSA, from the coding sequence ATGGCACGGAGATTTAAACATTTAGATTTGTGTGAAAGGGCTAAAATAGAGGCGTATTTAACGGCTGGTTGGTCTATCTCTAAAATAGCCCGTGAACTGAAAAGGGATAAATCTACGATAAGCCGTGAAGTGAGGAGGAACCGAACGAAGAAAGGAAAGTATAAAGCAAAGACTGCACAGACGCTCTATTCTGAAAAGAAAGAGCGTTTTTTGCGTTATAGACGCTTTACAAAAGACATTGAGAAAAGAGTAAGACAATTTTTGTATAAAAGATATTCGCCCCTGCAGATTGTGGGGTATTGCAAAAAAATGGGGTTTGCTATGGTTTCAGTGGAAAGAATTTACCAATATATAAGGGCTGATAAATTGAAAGGTGGTAAATTATATAAATATTGCAGGCACGCTTTGAAAAAGAGAAAGGCACAGGTTTCTAAAATTGTTGGAAAGATAAAGAACCGCACTAGTATAGAAGAACGCCCGCAGGTTGTGAATGAGCGTAAGGAGTTCGGACACTGGGAGGGTGATTTAGTAGAGGGCAAAAATCATAAGGGTTATTTGCTGACACTTACGGAAAGAGTATCAAGGTTTTTGTTTGTAAAGTATATACCAAATAAAACAGCTGATGTGGTCGCTCGTGCTATTATTGATGTGTTACTTCCTTATAAAAAAGTGGTCAAATCAATAACCGTGGATAATGGTTTAGAGTTTTCAAATCATGATATAGTGTCCAATAAACTGCAAGCACAGATTTATTTTACAAATCCATACTCTAGTTGGCAAAAGGGGCAAATTGAGCACATGAACAAACTTATTAGACAGTATGTAAAAAAAGGTTCGGCAATTACAAAAAGTACCGCTAACAAGCTGAAAGCGGTACAAAAAGAGATAAACGATAGACCGTTTAAAGTGTTAAAGTTTTGCAAGCCTCGTGATGTTTTTTATACATTTGTGGAAAATGTTGCATTTAGTGCTTGA
- the ykgO gene encoding type B 50S ribosomal protein L36: MKVRASIKKRSSECKIVRRKGRLYVINKKNPKFKQRQG; this comes from the coding sequence ATGAAAGTAAGAGCATCTATCAAGAAAAGAAGTTCGGAATGTAAAATCGTTCGCAGAAAAGGTCGCTTATATGTGATCAATAAGAAAAACCCTAAATTTAAACAAAGACAAGGTTAA
- the rpsE gene encoding 30S ribosomal protein S5, with product MLGFKNIEKVKPGGLELKDRLVGIQRVTKVTKGGRAFGFSAIVVVGDENGVVGYGLGKSKDVASAIQKAVEDAKKNLVRIPLDGHTIPHEQETRYGGAQIFIRPASNGTGLIAGGAVRAVLESVGIHDVLSKSKGSSNPHNVVKATMKALLSLRSANEISRLRGIPVSKVYNG from the coding sequence ATGTTAGGTTTTAAAAATATTGAAAAAGTTAAACCGGGAGGTTTAGAATTAAAAGATAGATTAGTAGGCATTCAGCGTGTTACTAAGGTAACAAAGGGTGGTCGTGCATTTGGTTTTTCTGCTATCGTGGTAGTAGGAGACGAGAATGGTGTAGTAGGTTACGGTTTAGGAAAATCTAAAGATGTAGCTAGTGCTATCCAAAAAGCTGTTGAAGATGCTAAGAAAAATTTAGTGAGAATACCCCTAGATGGTCATACAATTCCTCACGAACAAGAAACAAGATACGGTGGAGCTCAAATCTTTATTAGACCTGCTTCAAACGGTACTGGGCTTATTGCTGGTGGTGCTGTGCGTGCTGTTCTTGAGTCTGTAGGAATTCACGATGTACTTTCTAAATCAAAGGGATCATCAAACCCACACAATGTTGTGAAAGCAACTATGAAAGCTTTATTGAGTTTAAGAAGTGCAAACGAGATTTCTAGATTAAGAGGTATTCCTGTAAGTAAAGTTTATAACGGTTAA
- the rplQ gene encoding 50S ribosomal protein L17 → MRHGKKINHLGRQAGHRRALLANLGVALITHKRIKTTTAKAKALQRYIEPILTKSKEDTTTSRRTAFKYLQDKEAVSELFRSIGPKIAERPGGYTRIIKLGFRQGDAADIALIELVDYNELYDISAKKKTRRSRKSSSTASQAPKAEKKADSSEE, encoded by the coding sequence ATGAGACACGGAAAAAAAATAAATCATTTAGGTAGACAAGCTGGTCACCGTAGAGCTTTATTAGCGAACTTAGGGGTAGCTTTAATCACACACAAAAGAATTAAAACTACCACTGCTAAAGCTAAAGCTTTACAAAGATATATAGAGCCAATCTTAACTAAATCAAAAGAAGATACAACAACTTCAAGAAGAACTGCTTTCAAATATCTTCAAGATAAAGAGGCTGTTTCAGAACTTTTTAGAAGCATTGGACCTAAAATTGCTGAAAGACCAGGTGGTTATACAAGAATCATCAAATTAGGATTCAGACAAGGAGATGCTGCAGATATCGCATTGATCGAATTAGTTGATTACAACGAGTTATACGATATCTCTGCTAAAAAGAAAACTAGAAGAAGTAGAAAATCTTCTAGCACTGCTTCTCAAGCACCAAAAGCTGAGAAAAAAGCAGATTCTTCAGAAGAATAA
- the secY gene encoding preprotein translocase subunit SecY, which translates to MKGFIQTIKNIWSIEELRNKLIITLSLLLVYRFGSYIPLPGIDLSNINTDVLNARGADNENGLLSLLNAFTGGGFSRASILALGVMPYISASIVVQLMGMAVPYLQKLQKEGESGRKKITQITRWLTIAICLVQAPAYLTSVTNFFLPYGDPAIAPAYVVSPTSFWFWLPSIVILITGTIFIMWLGEKITDKGIGNGISLIIMVGIMANLPSAFFAELSQQSGIFMLFTILGFLAVTMYCVLLVKGVRQVPVQYVGRAQGGRSNYMKTFTNTVRQYIPLKVNAAGVMPIIFAQAIMFLPGLLARAVYKEGNMPSFFQSMSDPFSFWYCVVFGILIVLFTFFYTAVTIPVNQMAEDLRRNEGIIPRVKPGKDTADFLDDILSKITLPGSILLAIAAIFPAIVHQLGVGTAFSYFFGGTSLIIMVGVILDTAQQINTYLLNHHYDGMMQTDRVSRKS; encoded by the coding sequence ATGAAAGGTTTCATACAGACCATTAAGAATATTTGGAGTATTGAGGAATTAAGAAATAAGCTTATTATTACATTAAGCTTATTGCTTGTATATAGATTTGGTTCATATATTCCTTTACCTGGTATAGATTTAAGTAATATTAATACCGATGTCTTAAATGCAAGAGGTGCAGATAATGAAAATGGACTTTTGAGTTTATTGAATGCATTTACAGGGGGCGGTTTTAGCCGTGCATCGATTTTAGCACTAGGAGTGATGCCATACATCTCGGCAAGTATTGTTGTCCAATTGATGGGAATGGCAGTTCCTTATTTACAGAAGTTACAGAAAGAAGGTGAAAGTGGTCGTAAAAAAATCACACAAATTACGCGTTGGCTAACAATTGCGATTTGTTTGGTTCAGGCTCCTGCGTATCTTACTTCTGTAACTAATTTCTTCTTACCTTATGGTGATCCAGCAATTGCTCCTGCATATGTTGTTTCACCTACAAGTTTTTGGTTTTGGCTGCCTTCAATTGTGATTCTCATTACAGGTACAATATTTATTATGTGGCTTGGTGAGAAAATTACAGATAAGGGAATTGGTAATGGTATTTCACTCATTATTATGGTGGGTATTATGGCGAATTTACCATCTGCGTTTTTCGCAGAATTGTCTCAACAATCAGGGATCTTTATGTTATTCACAATATTGGGATTCTTGGCGGTTACTATGTACTGCGTGTTGTTAGTCAAAGGGGTGCGTCAGGTTCCTGTGCAGTATGTAGGTAGAGCACAAGGTGGAAGAAGTAACTATATGAAAACTTTTACCAACACGGTAAGACAATATATACCTTTAAAAGTTAATGCTGCAGGGGTTATGCCAATTATCTTTGCACAAGCTATCATGTTTTTGCCTGGTTTATTAGCGAGAGCTGTTTATAAGGAAGGTAATATGCCTAGTTTCTTCCAAAGTATGTCTGATCCATTCAGTTTTTGGTATTGTGTCGTTTTTGGTATATTGATAGTTCTGTTTACATTCTTTTATACCGCGGTTACTATTCCAGTAAATCAAATGGCTGAAGATTTAAGAAGAAATGAAGGTATTATTCCTAGAGTTAAGCCTGGTAAAGATACCGCAGATTTCTTAGATGATATTTTGTCTAAGATCACATTACCTGGTTCAATATTATTGGCTATTGCTGCAATTTTTCCAGCAATTGTTCATCAGTTGGGAGTAGGTACTGCCTTTTCTTATTTCTTTGGAGGAACATCACTTATCATTATGGTTGGGGTAATTTTAGATACTGCTCAACAAATCAATACATATTTGTTGAATCACCATTATGATGGAATGATGCAAACAGATAGAGTTTCGAGAAAATCATAA
- the rpsD gene encoding 30S ribosomal protein S4 has product MARYTGPRTKIARKFGQPIFGDDKSFEKRKYPPGQHGPNRRRGKRSEYAIQLAEKQKAKYTYGILEKQFSNMFKAAARSKGITGEVLLQLCESRLDNVVYRFGIAPTRAGARQLVTHKHITVNGEVVNIPSYQLRPGDVVGVREKSKSLSVIEESLQNRNDYEWLNWNPDTKSGTFHVVPERIQIPEDIKEQLIVELYSK; this is encoded by the coding sequence ATGGCAAGATATACAGGACCTAGAACAAAAATCGCTAGAAAATTTGGTCAGCCAATTTTTGGTGATGATAAATCATTCGAAAAAAGAAAATACCCTCCAGGACAACATGGTCCAAATAGAAGAAGAGGTAAAAGATCTGAATACGCAATTCAGCTTGCTGAGAAACAAAAAGCTAAATATACTTATGGTATTTTAGAAAAACAATTCTCTAATATGTTTAAAGCTGCTGCTAGATCTAAAGGTATTACTGGTGAGGTGCTTTTACAATTATGTGAGTCGAGATTAGACAATGTGGTTTACCGTTTTGGTATCGCTCCTACAAGAGCAGGTGCAAGACAGCTTGTAACTCATAAACATATCACTGTAAATGGTGAAGTTGTAAATATCCCTTCTTATCAATTAAGACCTGGTGATGTAGTAGGTGTAAGAGAAAAATCAAAATCTCTAAGCGTTATTGAAGAGTCTCTACAAAATAGAAATGATTATGAATGGTTAAATTGGAATCCTGATACTAAATCTGGAACTTTCCATGTAGTTCCTGAGAGAATTCAAATTCCAGAAGATATCAAGGAACAATTAATCGTAGAGCTTTACTCTAAATAA
- the infA gene encoding translation initiation factor IF-1, which translates to MAKQKHIEQDGTIIEALSNAMFRVELENNHIVTAHISGKMRMHYIKLLPGDKVKLEMSPYDLSKARITYRY; encoded by the coding sequence ATGGCTAAGCAAAAACATATTGAACAAGACGGAACGATTATTGAAGCATTGTCAAATGCAATGTTTAGAGTTGAGTTAGAAAACAACCACATTGTTACGGCTCATATCTCTGGGAAAATGCGTATGCATTATATCAAATTGTTACCAGGTGATAAAGTGAAATTGGAAATGTCTCCATACGATCTGTCTAAAGCAAGAATAACATATAGATATTAA
- a CDS encoding DNA-directed RNA polymerase subunit alpha — protein sequence MAILNFIKPDKVVLVQANDFKGQFEFRPLEPGYGLTIGNALRRVLINSLEGFAFTSVKIEGVEHEFSTIEGVVEDVTEIILNLKKVRFKRQIEESESETVTAHISNKSQLTAGDLGKFISGFQVLNPELVLCNMEKSVELNITLTIEKGRGYVPAEENAQPNAPVGTIAIDSIYTPIKNVKYAIENYRVEQKTDYEKLVLDIDTDGSIHPQLALTEAAKILIHHFMLFSDERITLEAEEVASNEAYDEEALHMRQLLKTNLVDLDLSVRALNCLKAAEVDTLGELVSYTKADLMKFRNFGKKSLTELEDLVARKELTFGMDISKYKLDVE from the coding sequence ATGGCTATCTTAAATTTTATAAAGCCTGATAAAGTAGTTTTAGTTCAAGCTAATGATTTCAAAGGTCAATTCGAATTTAGACCCTTGGAACCGGGGTATGGACTTACGATTGGTAACGCACTTAGAAGAGTGCTTATCAATTCTTTAGAAGGTTTTGCATTTACATCTGTTAAAATAGAAGGTGTAGAACACGAATTTTCTACAATCGAAGGTGTCGTAGAAGATGTTACTGAGATTATCTTAAATCTTAAGAAAGTAAGATTCAAAAGACAAATAGAGGAATCTGAAAGCGAAACTGTAACTGCACATATTTCAAATAAAAGTCAATTAACAGCTGGAGATCTTGGTAAATTCATTTCTGGATTCCAAGTGTTAAATCCAGAGTTGGTGCTTTGTAATATGGAAAAATCAGTTGAGTTAAACATAACTCTTACTATCGAAAAAGGAAGAGGGTATGTACCTGCAGAGGAAAACGCTCAACCAAATGCTCCAGTAGGGACAATCGCGATTGATTCTATCTACACCCCAATCAAAAATGTTAAATACGCAATTGAAAACTATCGTGTTGAGCAAAAAACTGATTACGAAAAATTAGTTTTAGATATTGATACTGATGGTTCAATTCATCCACAATTAGCACTCACTGAAGCTGCTAAAATCTTAATTCACCACTTTATGTTGTTCTCAGATGAGAGAATTACTTTAGAGGCTGAAGAAGTTGCTTCAAACGAGGCTTACGATGAAGAGGCATTGCATATGAGACAGTTATTGAAAACTAATTTAGTGGATCTAGACCTATCAGTTAGAGCATTAAATTGTTTGAAGGCTGCAGAGGTTGATACACTTGGAGAATTAGTATCATATACAAAAGCAGATTTAATGAAATTTAGAAATTTCGGAAAGAAATCCCTCACAGAGTTGGAGGACTTAGTAGCCAGAAAGGAACTAACTTTCGGAATGGATATTAGTAAATACAAATTAGACGTAGAATAA
- the rpsK gene encoding 30S ribosomal protein S11 yields the protein MAKKQQNTKGKAKAKKRNVKVEATGQAHIKATFNNVIVSLTNKNGEVISWSSAGKMGFRGSKKNTPYAAQVAAEDCAQVAYEAGLRRVKVYVKGPGSGRESAIRSIHNAGIEVSEIIDVTPLPHNGCRPPKRRRV from the coding sequence ATGGCAAAGAAACAACAAAATACTAAAGGTAAAGCTAAAGCTAAAAAACGTAATGTAAAAGTTGAGGCAACAGGCCAAGCTCATATTAAAGCTACTTTCAACAACGTTATTGTTTCCCTTACTAATAAAAATGGTGAAGTAATCTCATGGTCATCTGCTGGTAAAATGGGATTTAGAGGTTCTAAGAAAAACACTCCTTACGCTGCTCAAGTAGCTGCAGAAGATTGCGCACAAGTAGCATACGAGGCAGGTCTTAGAAGAGTTAAAGTGTATGTGAAAGGACCTGGATCAGGTAGAGAATCAGCAATTCGCTCTATTCACAATGCAGGTATAGAAGTGAGCGAAATCATTGATGTAACCCCACTTCCACACAACGGATGTAGACCTCCAAAAAGAAGAAGAGTTTAA
- the rpmD gene encoding 50S ribosomal protein L30: MAKIKVTQVRSAINRSKRQKATLLALGLKKLQQTVEHDDNPVIRGMIKKVEHMVTVEKA; encoded by the coding sequence ATGGCTAAAATAAAAGTAACTCAGGTAAGAAGCGCAATCAACAGATCTAAAAGACAAAAAGCAACTCTTTTGGCTTTAGGGCTTAAAAAATTGCAACAAACTGTTGAGCACGATGACAACCCAGTAATTCGTGGGATGATTAAAAAAGTTGAACACATGGTAACCGTTGAAAAAGCGTAA
- a CDS encoding (Fe-S)-binding protein, translated as MCMQVKTMAQMQAEGRTPEILFWVGCAGSFDDRAKKITRAFVKILNEVGIDFAVLGSEESCTGDPAKRAGNEFAFQMAAAVNIETLNGYGIKKIVTTCPHCFNTLKNEYPSLGGNYEVIHHAEFLQSLIDCGKLKIEDSALSNEKITYHDPCYLGRANGIYKAPRTLIENLKADLVEMKRCKSKSFCCGAGGAQLFKESEKGDAEINVVRAKEAIETGAKIIATGCPFCQTMLKDGISSQGKDDIRVVDFAELIADAKKL; from the coding sequence ATGTGTATGCAAGTAAAAACCATGGCACAAATGCAAGCGGAAGGGCGTACTCCCGAGATTCTTTTTTGGGTAGGCTGCGCAGGGAGTTTCGATGATAGGGCTAAAAAAATCACTCGTGCATTTGTGAAGATTTTAAACGAAGTGGGAATTGACTTTGCTGTTTTGGGTAGCGAAGAAAGTTGCACGGGAGATCCCGCCAAACGCGCTGGTAATGAATTTGCTTTTCAAATGGCGGCAGCCGTGAACATTGAGACGCTCAATGGCTATGGAATCAAGAAAATCGTAACCACTTGTCCGCATTGTTTCAATACTTTAAAAAATGAATACCCGAGTTTAGGCGGAAATTATGAAGTAATTCACCACGCCGAGTTTTTACAATCTTTGATTGATTGCGGAAAATTAAAAATTGAAGATTCTGCCTTGTCCAATGAAAAAATCACCTATCATGACCCGTGCTACTTGGGTAGAGCTAATGGGATATACAAAGCTCCGCGCACTTTGATTGAAAACCTAAAAGCGGATTTGGTGGAAATGAAACGATGCAAAAGTAAATCCTTTTGTTGTGGTGCTGGTGGTGCTCAGCTTTTCAAAGAAAGTGAAAAAGGCGATGCCGAAATTAATGTGGTGCGAGCCAAAGAAGCCATAGAAACTGGGGCAAAAATCATTGCAACAGGATGTCCTTTTTGCCAAACTATGCTGAAAGATGGGATTTCAAGCCAAGGAAAAGACGACATTCGCGTAGTTGATTTTGCTGAATTAATTGCTGATGCTAAAAAACTTTAA